A stretch of the Nicotiana tabacum cultivar K326 chromosome 6, ASM71507v2, whole genome shotgun sequence genome encodes the following:
- the LOC142181925 gene encoding uncharacterized protein LOC142181925, protein MVDGGSGVDICPLSTLQRMEIRTERIRPNNVCMHAFDSIKRDTIGEIDLVLTIGPVDFEVTFQVLYMDISYNFLLGKPWIHKARAVPSTLHQMVKFEYEDQKIMVHGEDEQLIYWDPSVPCLEAREGSEHIVYQPFELVVANQCKEGSPCP, encoded by the coding sequence ATGGTGGATGGTGGATCAGGAGTTGATATCTGCCCTCTCTCAactttgcaaagaatggagattAGGACTGAGAGAATCAGGCCTAACAATGTCTGTATGCATGCCTTTGAtagcatcaagagagataccatagGTGAGATCGATTTAGTTTTGACTATTGGTCCTGTGGATTTcgaggtgacctttcaggtccTATACATGGACATTTCTtataatttcctcttgggaaAACCTTGGATTCACAAGGCAAGGGCCGTACCTtccactctccaccagatggtgaaatttgaatATGAAGACCAGAAAATTATGGTTCATGGAGAAGACGAGCAGTTAATTTACTgggacccatcagtcccatgTCTTGAAGCTAGGGAAGGTAGTGAACATATAGTCTATCAACCTTTCGAGTTGGTGGTCGCAAATCAATGTAAGGAGGGAAGCCCTTGTCCTTAG